A window of Cydia pomonella isolate Wapato2018A chromosome 22, ilCydPomo1, whole genome shotgun sequence contains these coding sequences:
- the LOC133530022 gene encoding uncharacterized protein LOC133530022 gives MDDRIRACALLAIWLNWMEMAIPYNIRNHPCCQDISENLTLAMIIDAFEIYGHDPTDKLDNLWLYQEEMLKVKTAEDQYIINERVHVATDHLGRFIQLHVKELKVLLITLDDVIDNMLSMYENHNSIAAERKATYSGGPVPMEFYLSQEYRCGKNVYIFVSELYSDIYNMGRGPAPFCKDRSFVFLGFLHYHDEQKYYLIDDPSITFPTDNFLHGLECHIGICIFRFPFKKVLQKERDVVTLPKAIVKCGLVMYKLPPLSAASCIIASGSFILDFNIQGLRYRHHDFLLTIPNGGPYYTKERGTPLVCNHHVCEWNYTNHYGGPFLIPGDPGSGIDPVPPYVEASTKPPEVEEPENITVPYILEGCLFMYPPNYGSIAGKSYLDPVDLHEDRFTCNAAGNKGLYWYPQWMGAMPHHPYTSIHMDNDHAVVPPGSVVYPHQQDFEREELADLD, from the exons TACAACATCCGCAATCACCCTTGCTGCCAAGACATAAGCGAGAACCTCACCCTGGCCATGATCATAGATGCCTTCGAGATCTACGGCCACGACCCTACAGACAAGCTGGACAATCTGTGGCTGTATCAGGAGGAGATGCTGAAGGTCAAGACTGCCGAAGATCAG TACATAATCAACGAGCGAGTCCACGTCGCAACTGATCATCTGGGTCGCTTCATTCAGCTCCATGTGAAGGAATTGAAG GTGCTTCTGATAACCCTAGACGATGTCATAGACAACATGCTGAGCATGTACGAGAACCACAACTCCATAGCAGCGGAGAGAAAGGCCACGTACTCGGGCGGCCCGGTGCCTATGGAATTTTACCTCAGTCAAG AATACCGTTGCGGCAAAAACGTGTACATATTCGTATCAGAGCTATACAGCGACATCTACAACATGGGCCGCGGGCCGGCGCCATTTTGTAAAGACCGCTCCTTCGTGTTTCTCGGGTTTCTTCATTACCATGACGAGCAGAAATACTACCTGATCGACGATCCGAGCATCACGTTCCCTACTGACAACTTCTTGCATGGGCTCGAGTGTCATATTGGCATTTGCATCTTTAG GTTTCCCTTCAAGAAAGTCCTTCAAAAAGAGCGCGATGTAGTCACACTCCCAAAAGCCATCGTCAAATGCGGGCTGGTCATGTACAAGCTGCCTCCGTTGTCGGCAGCCTCCTGCATCATCGCGTCTGGGTCGTTTATACTGGACTTCAATATACAGGGCCTGCGGTATAGACATCATGATTTTTTGCTG ACAATACCAAATGGAGGCCCATACTACACCAAAGAGCGCGGGACGCCCCTTGTCTGCAACCACCACGTTTGTGAGTGGAACTACACCAACCATTATGGAG GTCCATTCCTGATCCCCGGTGACCCCGGAAGCGGTATTGATCCCGTACCCCCCTACGTGGAGGCTTCCACCAAACCCCCAGAAGTCGAGGAACCGGAGAATATCACCGTACCAT ATATCCTGGAAGGCTGCCTGTTCATGTACCCGCCTAACTACGGATCCATCGCCGGCAAGAGCTACCTGGACCCTGTGGACTTGCACGAAGACCGATTCACTTGCAACGCCGCTGGAAATAAG GGTCTATACTGGTATCCCCAATGGATGGGCGCCATGCCACACCACCCGTATACTTCCATACACATGGACAACGACCATGCGGTCGTGCCGCCCGGATCCGTCGTGTATCCCCACCAGCAGGACTTCGAAAGGGAAGAACTTGCCGATCTAGACTAG
- the LOC133530021 gene encoding DNA polymerase interacting tetratricopeptide repeat-containing, protein of 47 kDa — MAEEISQEPKKPMTDEERLALCQKMDQELDDFINSLERKRYTDGWSEDKWEEEMDKHPFFMKTLPENGEISALAEGLAKLKYDPEENTALELATNYKEDGNFNFRHKNYRLAILGYTEGIKVKCDDAEMNAFLYNNRAAAQYHLKNYRSALADSERALSLKPDHTKARLRAAKCAFEIANYEKCLEHCNKLVQDNPSDTEATELIAKTKKKMVIQARDKRKQEKLEQIKRQQKDEVVKAILERGIRIANCDEEDDLDLSKLEPSMPGAHDNIVHLENGKLQWPVLVFYPEHLLTDFIVDCPEDVPLETQLAKVFPAPWDTQNKYGTDKINVYSEGYNKLPHIIDISMDLGDILKMKYFEVKGGTPAFVVVPRGSQVEKKFLSGYFS, encoded by the exons ATGGCTGAAGAAATTTCTCAAGAGCCGAAGAAGCCTATGACCGATGAGGAGAGGCTGGCTTTGTGCCAGAAAATGGACCAGGAACTTGACGATTTTATCAACAGTCTGGAGAGAAAGAGATACACTGATGGATGGTCTGAGGACAAATGGGAG GAAGAAATGGACAAGCATCCATTCTTCATGAAGACCTTACCAGAGAATGGTGAGATATCTGCTCTGGCCGAGGGCTTGGCCAAGCTGAAGTATGATCCGGAGGAGAACACTGCGCTGGAACTGGCTACTAACTATAAGGAGGATGGGAATTTTAATTTCCGTCATAAGAACTACCGGTTGGCAATACTTGG atacacaGAAGGCATAAAAGTCAAATGCGATGACGCCGAAATGAACGCATTTTTATACAACAACCGAGCGGCCGCGCAATACCACCTCAAGAACTACCGTTCAGCCCTCGCTGACAGCGAGCGAGCTCTGTCTCTCAAGCCGGACCACACTAAGGCCCGCCTCAGAGCCGCTAAGTGCGCCTTTGAGATAGCTAACTACGAAAAATGTCTCGAACATTGCAATAAACTTGTTCAAGACAACCCTAGTGACACAGAAGCTACTGAACTCATCGCTAAAACTAAAAAGAAAATGGTCATCCAAGCCAGAGATAAAAGGAAACAGGAGAAACTAGAACAAATCAAGCGGCAACAAAAAGATGAGGTTGTCAAAGCGATTTTGGAGCGAGGGATTCGCATTGCTAACTGCGATGAAGAAGACGACCTAGATTTGTCTAAGTTAGAACCTAGTATGCCTGGAGCTCATGATAATATAGTGCATTTGGAGAATGGGAAGCTACAGTGGCCGGTACTGGTTTTTTATCCGGAGCATCTCTTGACGGATTTCATTGTAGATTGCCCGGAGGATGTTCCTTTAGAAACTCAGTTGGCTAAAGTTTTCCCGGCTCCATGGGACACTCAGAATAAATATGGAACagataaaattaatgtatattCAGAAGGTTATAATAAGCTTCCACATATTATAGATATCTCTATGGATTTAGGAGAtatattgaaaatgaaatattttgaggTGAAAGGTGGGACTCCGGCCTTTGTAGTGGTGCCTCGTGGAAGCCAAGTTGAGAAAAAGTTCCTTTCGGGATATTTCTCTTAA